Within the bacterium genome, the region GGAAGGTAAGGTTTTAAAGAGGAAGCAGGGTTTGCTTATAACAGCAGCAACAGCTATTTATGCTGCATTTGTTTCTCTGCTATTCTTGAATTTTTCCATTACCTTGACCTAATAAGATAACAAGTGTCTATCCTAATACAGATTTTTTGAGGACTAATATTGCCTTTGCAGTTAATATACTTTTATCGTATTTAGTATCTGTAATAATAGTGCGGATATTATTGCCGCGTTATATAAAGGCGATGAATGGTTTTACTAGATTTTGGAGAAAATTAGGTCGTTCTGCCTGGGATGGAACGAAGATTATTGTTCAAACTCCTGGTAGGATAACCGGGGTAGCGAAAGATAACTTTTACGCAGGGGCTAAAAAGGCCAATAGTACTATATCTAAAATATTTAAGACAAATAAGCGCCAATCATAGCGCAATTTAGGAGATAATCATGGAGAAAAAATTACAAGATCTTTTAAAAGAAGCAATTGAGATGGAAGAAAAAGGGTACAAATTTTATCAGGAAACTAGCAAGAAAGCTAAAGACAAAACAGTCAGGAGAACCTTTTATTTTTTAGCCAATAACGAGATATTGCACATTGAGAGCATAAAAGAATTCTATAATACCTTGAAGGATAAAGGTGAACTGCCTCAGATTGAATTGGAAGATAAGAAGAGGCAAAGGATGAAGGATTTGAGTATATTTTCCAAGGGCATAAAGGAGTTGAGTGAAAAGATAAAGCCTGATGACGATGACAGAAAGGCGTGTGAATTTGCCATGGAGTTCGAAAATAACGGGTATAAGTATTATGAGAACATGCTTGAAGAGGCAGAAAACGAAAATCTTGTCAAGCTTTTGAAATTTTTACTACAGGAAGAAAAGCAACACTATGAAAGTATTATGAATCTGCATACATATATAACGGATTCTGCAAATTGGTATATGTATGAAGAAGGTTCTTT harbors:
- a CDS encoding ferritin family protein, which encodes MEKKLQDLLKEAIEMEEKGYKFYQETSKKAKDKTVRRTFYFLANNEILHIESIKEFYNTLKDKGELPQIELEDKKRQRMKDLSIFSKGIKELSEKIKPDDDDRKACEFAMEFENNGYKYYENMLEEAENENLVKLLKFLLQEEKQHYESIMNLHTYITDSANWYMYEEGSFPQG